ATAAACTTTATCTTGACTTATCAAGTAGCCGCCGTACTGTTTCCCTTTATTCAATTAGTCACCTTTTATGATTGATTTGGTTATAAATGCGCGCCAGGCGTCCATTAGCGCTGGGTTTGATGTGCGGCGTATTCTGCCATTTCGGGAGCGGCGCATGGTGGGGCCGTTCATTTTTATGGATCATGCCGGACCGGTGGGGCTTCCTCCTGAGCAGCTGCAAAGTCTGGATGTGCTGCCGCACCCGCATATTGGGTTGTCCACGGTGAGCTACTTGTTTGGCGGCCAGGTGATGCACCGCGATAGTTTAGGCGTGGAGCAGATCATCCGACCGGGTGAGGTAAACTGGATGACGGCGGGCAGTGGCATTGCGCATTCGGAGCGGTTTGAAGACCCGGCTACGCTGAGCGGCGGGCAGCTGGAAATGATTCAGACCTGGGTGGCTTTGCCCGAAGCCGATGAGGAAAGTGCTCCCAGTTTCCGGAATTATCAACCCCAGGAGCTTCCCATCTTCACCGATTCGGGGGTGTGGATGCGCCTGATTGCGGGCAACGCTTTTGGGCTGCGCAACGACGTGCGCACGCATTCGCCCCTGTTTTACCTACATGTGGTGTTGCAGCCGGGCGCTCGGTTTGGTATGCCGCAGGGCCACCGGGAGCGCGGCGCTTACGTGGCTAAAGGGCAGATTGAGGTGAGCGGCACCCGCTACTCGGCGGGGCAGCTGCTGGTGTTTACGCCGGGTCAGGACCCCGTGATGGTGGCTCTGGAAACGACCACTTTGATGCTGCTAGGTGGCGAGCATGTAGGTCCGCGCTTCATCTGGTGGAACTTCGTATCGTCGCGGCGGGAACGGATTGAGCAGGCCAAGGCCGACTGGCAGGCGGGCCGCATTGCGCTGCCGCCGACCGATAACGCTGTGTTTATCCCGCTACCAATGGATAACTCTCGTCCGGCCCAATCGGCGGCGCCGGAACCGCTGTCGTGAAAGCAGGTATCTGCGCTGGGGGGCAAATTATTGCTTGTGGCAGGCAACTGTTGTTAGCAAGGGCAGCGTCTGGCTGGTGAAGCGCTAAGAAATGCGTCATTTGCACATACGCCGCTTGCCTTAGCCATCACACGCTCCTATCCTACTCTATCTGTGCGTCTCCTCCACAATTCCCTGCCAGTCTTGCTGACTCTAGCCGCCCTTGCTTCTGTTAGTGCCCAACAACCAACTGCTACAATATATCGGGCCACGGAACGGCGAGTTAATGACCTCGTCCACACCAAGCTTGACTTGCAGTTTGACTATAAAAAGCGCTATGCCTACGGGAAGGAATGGCTGACGCTGAAGCCCCACGCCCACCCCACCGATTCGCTCCGCCTGGACGCCAAGGGTATGGACATCCAGACCGTGGCGCTGATGAGCAATGGCACTGCACAACCACTCAAGTTCAGCTACAACGACGAGCGAAACCTCCGCGTGAACCTGGGCAAGAAAATGCCCCCGGCGCTAATTACACCATTTACATTGAGTACACAGCTAAGCCCGACGAAGCCAAGGTGAAGGGTAGCGCCGCCATTTCGGAAGCCAAGGGCTTGTACTTCATCAATCCCGACAGTACCGTGGCCGGAAAACCCGTACAGATCTGGACGCAGGGCGAAACGGAGGGCTCGTCGGTGTGGTTTCCGACCATTGATCGGCCCAACCAAAAGACAACTTCCGAAATCAGCCTGACCGTGCCCAGCAAGTACGTGACGCTGAGCAACGGCGCCCTGGTGAGCCAGAAGCCCGCTGGCGCCGGCTTGCGCACCGATACCTGGAAGATGGAGCAGCCCCACGCGCCCTACCTCGTCATGCTGGCCATTGGCGACTTCCGCATTACCAAAGATACCTGGCGGGGCAAGGAAGTGAGCTACTATATGGAGCCTAAATACGCTGATCAAGCCCGGGCCGTATTCGGTAAAACGCCCCAGATGATGGAGTTTTTTTCAAAGCGTTTGGGCGTCGATTTTCCGTGGAATAAATACGCTCAGGTTGTAGCTCGCGACTTTGTGAGTGGGGCTATGGAAAATACCACCGCGTCATTGTACGGTGAGCAGGCCCAGGGCACGGCGCGCGAATTACTTGATTGGGAATATGCCGGTGTGGAACGCGAGATTGCCCACGAGCTATTTCATCACTGGTTTGGTGACTTCGTAACAACCGAAAGCTGGAGCAATCTGACCATGAACGAGTCGTTCGCCAACTTCAGTGAAGTACTCTGGGCTGAGCACGCCTATGGCCCCGATGCCGGCGCCGCCCAGGCCGACCGCAGCCTGCGCAACTATCTGCGCGGTGGCCCCAGCAATTATGAGAAGCCGCTGGTACGCTTTCAGTATGCCGATAAAGAGGACATGTTCGATGGTGTGTCCTACCAAAAAGGCGGCAGCATTCTGAACATGTTGCGCGCCACGTTGGGCGAGGAAGTCTTCTTTCAGGGCTTGAAGCGTTATCTGACGCAAAACGCTTTTGGTACCGGTGAGCCGCACCAATTGCGGCTGGCGCTGGAAGAAGTATCAGGGCAGGATCTGAACTGGTTTTTCAATCAATGGTATTATCGGGCGGGCCACCCCGTTGTCACCCTCGATTACCAGTGGGACGCAGCCCGCAAGCGCCAAACGGTGGTAGTGCGTCAAACGCAGACCGGGGGCTTTTTGAGCTGCCGCTGCTGGTAGATGTGTATACCGGTGGCAAAGCCCAACGCTACACGGCCACGCTGCGCAATGCTGTTGACACGCTGTACTTTCCGGCCGCTACCAAACCAGATTTGGTAAACGTGGATGCAGCCAAAGTGCTGGTGTGGCAGAAGCAGGATAATAAGTCGTTGGCTGAATATGCGTATCAGCAACTCCACGCCACACATTACCTCGACCGGCGCGAAGCCCTGACCGCCGCCCAGGCCAATGCCACGGACCCATTAGCCCAAAAAATGCTGCTGGCCGGCTTAAAGGATAAATCGCCTGCCCTGCGGGAGATGACCGTGCAGGCCCTCGACCTCAAAAATGCCCCCAGCGCAAAGCAGCGGCTCCCATACTGGCCAAGCTAGCCACCACAGATTCGTCGGTGCAGGTGCGGGCGGCGGCGCTTACAGCGCTCGGCGCGTTGGAGGAGAAGCGCTACGCCAAGCTGTTTACCAAAGCCCTCGAAAGCAAATCGTACCGGGTGCAGGGGGCGGCGCTGCAAGCCCTGCTGCCGCTGGAACCAAAGCAGGCCCTGGCCCGCGCTACCGCTTTTGAGGCCGATAACAAAGGAGCATTAACTGTGGCCCTAGTGAGCGTATATGGTCAGGCGGGCGGCCAAGCCCAGTGGCCGCTGGTGTTGCGCAAGTTCGATGCGGCCGAACCAAACGCACAATTCGATATGCTGGCTGGCATGGTGCCCCTGCTCGGCCGCCTGGAAGATCCCTCGGCGCTTTCTGAAGGCATTAA
The window above is part of the Hymenobacter radiodurans genome. Proteins encoded here:
- a CDS encoding pirin family protein, producing MIDLVINARQASISAGFDVRRILPFRERRMVGPFIFMDHAGPVGLPPEQLQSLDVLPHPHIGLSTVSYLFGGQVMHRDSLGVEQIIRPGEVNWMTAGSGIAHSERFEDPATLSGGQLEMIQTWVALPEADEESAPSFRNYQPQELPIFTDSGVWMRLIAGNAFGLRNDVRTHSPLFYLHVVLQPGARFGMPQGHRERGAYVAKGQIEVSGTRYSAGQLLVFTPGQDPVMVALETTTLMLLGGEHVGPRFIWWNFVSSRRERIEQAKADWQAGRIALPPTDNAVFIPLPMDNSRPAQSAAPEPLS
- a CDS encoding M1 family metallopeptidase, yielding MKGSAAISEAKGLYFINPDSTVAGKPVQIWTQGETEGSSVWFPTIDRPNQKTTSEISLTVPSKYVTLSNGALVSQKPAGAGLRTDTWKMEQPHAPYLVMLAIGDFRITKDTWRGKEVSYYMEPKYADQARAVFGKTPQMMEFFSKRLGVDFPWNKYAQVVARDFVSGAMENTTASLYGEQAQGTARELLDWEYAGVEREIAHELFHHWFGDFVTTESWSNLTMNESFANFSEVLWAEHAYGPDAGAAQADRSLRNYLRGGPSNYEKPLVRFQYADKEDMFDGVSYQKGGSILNMLRATLGEEVFFQGLKRYLTQNAFGTGEPHQLRLALEEVSGQDLNWFFNQWYYRAGHPVVTLDYQWDAARKRQTVVVRQTQTGGFLSCRCW